The DNA segment GTTCGGTCACCCCGCACACCGAGTTCGAGGCCCAGGCCTACATCCTGTCCAAGGACGAGGGTGGCCGCCACACGCCGTTCTTCAACAACTACCGCCCGCAGTTCTACTTCCGCACCACGGACGTGACCGGCGTCGTGACCCTCCCCGAGGGCACCGAGATGGTCATGCCGGGCGACAACACTGAGATGACCGTTTCGCTCATCCAGCCCGTCGCCATGGAAGAGGGCCTGAAGTTCGCCATCCGCGAGGGTGGTCGCACGGTGGGCGCCGGCCAGGTCACCAAGATCGTCAAGTAAGCACCCCTTGCTTGAGGGTCACTGACTGACCCAGAGAGGCCCGCACGACTTAGGTCGCGCGGGCCTCTTTGCTGTTGCGTGAGCGGTGCGTACAGCGGTGCTCAAGCGCTTCGTGGGCTCTCCCAGGGACCTTTGGTGCCCTCAAGGGGCCAAGGCCGCGGTGTGGGCGGGTCGTTGCGCGTGACGTTCACCTCAGGCGCTGATCCCGATGGGTTTGACCTGCGTCACTATCGGGGTAATCTACTCGGCTCGATTGGCCAGGGGGGTAGGCCATATGGCAGACTGTCGGAGTTGCTCGGTCGAGTGTTGATGCTGCGCGCCTCCCGCCGGGAGGACCGGAAGCGAGTCCCACAGTACTCGTCAACCCCCTGGGGTTGGACGTACGGGAATCTTCCGGGAAGCGTGGGCGCAGCACCGACCAGGCGCCCGGTGGGCCTTCCGCCCCCGGTCCGCGGTTCCGGCAGGGCCGTGTGCATTCCCTGAAGGGATGTTCCAGCGATGGGCATTCTCGTTAGCGGCAGTGCGACACGCCCGACCGCGTGGGTCGGAGAGAAGGCAGTGTGAAACTGCCGGGTTCCAGAGCGTGAGAGAAGACAGGACTACTGAGTAGCCATGGCGGGACAGAAGATCCGCATCCGGCTCAAGGCCTACGACCACGAGGTCATCGACTCCTCGGCGAAGAAGATCGTCGAGACGGTGACCCGCACTGGTGCGTCGGTCGCGGGCCCGGTGCCGCTGCCCACTGAGAAGAACGTGTACTGCGTCATCAAGTCGCCGCACAAGTACAAGGACTCGCGCGAGCACTTCGAGATGCGCACGCACAAGCGCCTGATCGACATCCTCGACCCGACGCCCAAGACCGTTGACTCCCTGATGCGACTCGACCTCCCGGCCGGTGTCGACATCGAGATCAAGCTCTAGGGATCGGTGATCTGAGAATGGCTAAGCAGATCAAGGGCATCCTGGGCGAGAAGCTCGGCATGACGCAGGTGTGGGACGAGAACAACCGTGTTGTTCCGGTCACCGTCGTCAAGGCCGGCCCCAACGTCGTCACCCAGGTCCGTACGAACGACGTCGACGGCTACGAGTCGGTCCAGATCGCCTTCGGCGAGATCGACCCGCGCAAGGTGAACAAGCCCCTCAAGGGCCACTTCGCCAAGGCCGACGTCACCCCGCGCCGCCACCTGGTGGAGCTCCGCACCTCCGACGCCAGCGACTACACGCTGGGCCAGGAGATCACTGCCGAGGTCTTCGAGTCGGGCGTCAAGGTCGACGTCACCGCGAAGAGCAAGGGCAAGGGCTTCGCGGGTGTCATGAAGCGCCACAACTTCAAGGGTGGCAAGGCGTCCCACGGTGCCCACCGTGTGCACCGCATGCCTGGTTCCATCGGTGGCTGTGCCACCCCCGGCCGTGTCTTCAAGGGCATGCGCATGGCGGGTCGCATGGGCAACGAGCGGGTGACCACCCAGAACCTGACCGTTCACGCCGTTGACGCGGAGAAGGGCCTGCTCCTCATCAAGGGCGCGGTTCCTGGTCCGAACGGCGGCCTCGTCCTGGTCCGCACCGCGGCCAAGGGGGCCTGAGGACTATGAGCACCA comes from the Streptomyces seoulensis genome and includes:
- the rpsJ gene encoding 30S ribosomal protein S10; this translates as MAGQKIRIRLKAYDHEVIDSSAKKIVETVTRTGASVAGPVPLPTEKNVYCVIKSPHKYKDSREHFEMRTHKRLIDILDPTPKTVDSLMRLDLPAGVDIEIKL
- the rplC gene encoding 50S ribosomal protein L3 → MAKQIKGILGEKLGMTQVWDENNRVVPVTVVKAGPNVVTQVRTNDVDGYESVQIAFGEIDPRKVNKPLKGHFAKADVTPRRHLVELRTSDASDYTLGQEITAEVFESGVKVDVTAKSKGKGFAGVMKRHNFKGGKASHGAHRVHRMPGSIGGCATPGRVFKGMRMAGRMGNERVTTQNLTVHAVDAEKGLLLIKGAVPGPNGGLVLVRTAAKGA